In the genome of Raphanus sativus cultivar WK10039 chromosome 4, ASM80110v3, whole genome shotgun sequence, one region contains:
- the LOC130494596 gene encoding dihomomethionine N-hydroxylase-like gives MNVTDPYCLTLALFSLTFVLSLAIRYLRKPKGDQLPPGPTGWPIIGNLFQMVMNQPTHLWIQRVMENMQTEIACFRFAGVHVIAVTSSEIAREVLREKDEALADRADSYSGNLISHGYKDIIFSPCGESWKLMKKVMVTKLMSPTTLNKLLGDRTLEADNIVTYIFTQCRSMTKSVNVRDVALTYCHAVMMRMMFGQRHFEEPAEDGGLGQKEREHMDAIYQAIDCFFSSSISNYISCLRGWNIDGEEAKLREAVDIINMCNDPIIHERMHLWRNKGGKETEEDWLDTLIMLKDDHGMPLFTFDEIRAQCKS, from the exons ATGAATGTGACCGATCCATATTGTCTCACACTTGCTCTATTTTCCCTTACGTTTGTCTTGTCTCTCGCTATACGTTACTTGAGAAAACCAAAAGGTGATCAGCTGCCTCCAGGCCCAACGGGATGGCCGATAATTGGGAACTTGTTCCAGATGGTCATGAACCAGCCGACTCACCTATGGATCCAGCGCGTCATGGAAAACATGCAAACGGAGATAGCTTGCTTCCGCTTCGCCGGCGTCCACGTCATCGCCGTAACATCAAGCGAGATTGCCCGAGAAGTGCTTAGGGAAAAAGACGAGGCTCTCGCAGACAGAGCAGACTCCTACTCAGGCAATCTCATTAGCCATGGCTACAAGGACATTATTTTCTCTCCCTGTGGAGAGAGTtggaagctgatgaagaaagTGATGGTCACCAAACTAATGTCTCCTACAACGTTGAACAAACTGCTCGGTGATAGAACTCTAGAAGCAGATAATATTGTGACGTATATCTTTACTCAGTGCCGGTCAATGACTAAGTCGGTTAACGTGAGGGATGTCGCCTTAACTTATTGCCACGCCgtgatgatgaggatgatgttTGGCCAGAGGCATTTTGAAGAACCTGCGGAGGACGGCGGTCTCggtcaaaaagaaagagagcacATGGACGCAATATACCAAGCTATTGATTGTTTTTTCAGCTCTAGCATATCGAATTATATCTCTTGCCTTAGAGGATGGAACATCGATGGAGAAGAGGCGAAGCTAAGAGAAGCGGTTGATATTATCAACATGTGCAACGATCCCATCATCCACGAGAGAATGCATTTGTGGAGGAATAAAGGTGGAAAGGAGACCGAAGAAGATTGGCTCGATACTCTTATAATGCTTAAGGATGACCACGGAATGCCTTTATTCACATTTGATGAGATTAGGGCTCAATGCAAG tcgtag